A DNA window from Deltaproteobacteria bacterium contains the following coding sequences:
- the trpD gene encoding anthranilate phosphoribosyltransferase: protein MPLRKAIARVVHGHDLSEAEMAACMEEVLSGEASPAQVAGLLVALRMKGEVVAELAGAARVLRAHAVPIPDVPADAIDTCGTGGDGAGTLNVSTAAGLVAAAAGVPVAKHGNRAVSGGVGGADALEALGVGLTLSPPALSACLGTVGFAFLYAPALQPALRHAAAPRRELGIRTLFNLLGPLANPARVRRQVIGVFDRRWLEPVAQVLARLGTERAWVVHGAGGLDELALEGESAVAELAGGAVRLRTVTAAEAGLGPAPIAALRVGSVAEAAERLRAILGGERGPGRDVVCLNAAAALVVAGRAADLREGAAFAAAAIDRGRASALLERLVAFTTARADRVT, encoded by the coding sequence GTGCCGCTCCGCAAGGCGATCGCGCGCGTGGTCCACGGCCACGACCTCTCCGAGGCCGAGATGGCGGCGTGCATGGAGGAGGTGCTCTCGGGCGAGGCTAGCCCGGCGCAGGTAGCCGGCCTGCTGGTCGCGCTCCGCATGAAGGGTGAGGTGGTCGCCGAGCTGGCAGGCGCGGCGCGTGTGTTGCGCGCCCATGCCGTGCCCATCCCTGACGTGCCGGCCGACGCGATCGACACCTGCGGCACCGGCGGCGACGGCGCCGGCACGCTCAACGTCTCGACCGCCGCCGGCCTGGTCGCCGCGGCCGCCGGCGTCCCGGTCGCCAAGCACGGCAACCGCGCCGTGTCGGGCGGGGTGGGTGGCGCGGACGCCCTCGAGGCGCTCGGGGTCGGGCTCACGCTCTCGCCCCCGGCGCTCTCGGCGTGTCTCGGCACGGTGGGCTTCGCCTTCCTCTACGCGCCGGCGCTGCAGCCGGCGCTGCGGCACGCGGCCGCGCCACGCCGCGAGCTCGGCATCCGCACGCTCTTCAACCTGCTCGGCCCGCTCGCCAACCCCGCCCGCGTACGGCGCCAGGTGATCGGCGTGTTCGACCGGCGCTGGCTCGAGCCGGTGGCGCAGGTCCTCGCTCGTCTCGGGACCGAGCGCGCGTGGGTCGTGCATGGCGCGGGCGGCCTCGACGAGCTGGCGCTCGAGGGCGAGAGCGCGGTGGCCGAGCTCGCCGGGGGCGCGGTCCGCCTGCGCACGGTGACCGCGGCCGAGGCGGGGCTCGGGCCGGCGCCGATCGCTGCGCTGCGCGTCGGCTCGGTGGCGGAGGCGGCCGAGCGGCTGCGCGCCATCCTCGGGGGCGAGCGCGGGCCGGGGCGGGACGTCGTGTGCCTGAACGCCGCGGCGGCGCTCGTGGTGGCAGGCCGCGCGGCGGACCTGCGCGAGGGGGCGGCGTTCGCGGCGGCGGCGATCGATCGGGGGCGCGCATCCGCGCTCCTCGAGCGGCTGGTCGCGTTCACGACCGCGCGGGCGGACCGGGTCACGTGA
- the trpC gene encoding indole-3-glycerol phosphate synthase TrpC, whose translation MMTLLDDILAAKRDEVAAHRQATPPSALRERPLYAEPRRGFRAALAARPAPAVVAELKRASPSRGEMRRAYDPAAIARAYAAAGAAALSVLTDGPFFGGALEHLVAARAASGLPCLRKDFLIDPYQIDEARAFGADAVLLIVAAVGAGQGADLMAAAAAAGLEVLVEVHTEAELGRAAALGATLVGINNRDLATFAVSLATLERLAPRAPAGALVVAESGLRSAADVRRMTAAGAHAVLVGEAFMERPDPGAALAEWLRCP comes from the coding sequence GTGATGACCCTGCTCGACGACATCCTCGCAGCCAAGCGCGATGAGGTGGCGGCGCACCGTCAGGCGACGCCGCCGTCGGCCCTCCGCGAGCGGCCGCTCTACGCCGAGCCGCGGCGCGGCTTCCGCGCCGCGCTCGCCGCCCGCCCGGCGCCGGCCGTCGTCGCGGAGCTGAAGCGCGCCTCCCCCTCGCGCGGCGAGATGCGCCGGGCGTACGACCCCGCCGCCATCGCGCGCGCCTACGCCGCGGCCGGGGCGGCGGCGCTCTCGGTGCTGACCGACGGCCCGTTCTTCGGGGGCGCGCTCGAGCACCTGGTCGCGGCGCGTGCGGCCTCGGGGCTGCCCTGCCTGCGCAAGGACTTCCTGATCGACCCGTACCAGATCGACGAGGCGCGCGCCTTCGGCGCCGACGCGGTGCTGCTGATCGTCGCAGCGGTCGGGGCAGGGCAGGGCGCCGACCTGATGGCGGCGGCTGCGGCCGCTGGCCTCGAGGTCCTGGTCGAGGTGCACACCGAGGCCGAGCTCGGGCGCGCGGCGGCGCTCGGCGCCACCCTCGTCGGTATCAACAACCGCGACCTCGCCACCTTCGCCGTCTCCCTCGCGACGCTCGAGCGCCTCGCGCCGCGCGCGCCGGCGGGGGCGCTCGTGGTGGCGGAGAGCGGGCTCCGCTCGGCAGCCGACGTGCGCCGCATGACGGCGGCCGGCGCGCACGCCGTTCTGGTCGGGGAGGCGTTCATGGAGCGGCCCGACCCGGGCGCGGCCCTCGCGGAGTGGCTCCGGTGCCCGTGA
- a CDS encoding phosphoribosylanthranilate isomerase, with protein MPVKVKICGVCTVEDARAAVAAGADFVGLNFHPRSPRSVTPEAAGDIAQAVPGGTLVGVFVDAPRTRVEEIAARVGLSALQFHGDEDAEYCRGWGWRTIKAIRARPGTDLAALAARYPTDYLLLDSFVAGQPGGTGVALDPAAAAGLPVARLFVAGGLHPDTVAQVVRALRPFGVDVASGVEARPGRKDHAKIEEFIRRAKAA; from the coding sequence GTGCCCGTGAAGGTGAAGATCTGCGGCGTGTGCACGGTCGAGGACGCGCGCGCCGCCGTCGCCGCCGGCGCCGACTTCGTGGGGCTCAACTTCCACCCGAGAAGCCCGCGCTCCGTGACCCCCGAGGCTGCGGGCGACATCGCGCAGGCGGTGCCCGGCGGCACGCTGGTGGGCGTCTTCGTCGACGCGCCCCGCACTCGGGTCGAGGAGATCGCGGCGCGGGTCGGCCTCTCCGCGCTCCAGTTCCACGGCGACGAGGACGCCGAATACTGCCGTGGCTGGGGCTGGCGGACGATCAAGGCGATCCGCGCCCGTCCGGGCACGGACCTGGCCGCGCTCGCCGCGCGCTACCCGACCGACTACCTCTTGCTCGACAGCTTCGTCGCCGGCCAGCCGGGCGGCACGGGGGTCGCGCTCGATCCCGCGGCTGCGGCCGGGCTGCCCGTGGCGCGCCTCTTCGTGGCCGGCGGGCTCCACCCCGACACGGTGGCCCAGGTCGTGCGCGCCCTGCGCCCCTTCGGCGTCGACGTCGCGTCCGGGGTGGAGGCCCGCCCCGGGAGGAAGGACCATGCCAAGATCGAGGAGTTCATCCGCCGCGCCAAGGCTGCCTAG
- the trpB gene encoding tryptophan synthase subunit beta, translated as MPRSRSSSAAPRLPRHPARPDSPRALPDAAGHFGQYGGRYVSETLMPALIELERAYLRLRREAAFRRELATWLREYAGRPTPLYFARRLSRRLGGARIYLKREDLLHTGAHKINNTIGQGLLARRLKKTRLIAETGAGQHGVATATVAALFGMRCEIFMGAEDVRRQSLNVFRMKLLGATVTVVESGSRTLKDAMNEALRDWIATVRDTFYVIGSVAGPHPYPLMVREFQAVIGDEARRQVLRACGRLPDACIACVGGGSNALGLFQAFRRDRRVELIGVEAAGRGLETGAHAAPLTAGQVGVLHGSKSYLLQDETGQVRSAHSISAGLDYPGVGPEHAYLRDSGRAAYVTVTDDEAVEGLRLLTATEGIIPALESAHAVAHAVRLAPRLDRRQILLVNLSGRGDKDMGTVAEHLGVKLA; from the coding sequence ATGCCAAGATCGAGGAGTTCATCCGCCGCGCCAAGGCTGCCTAGGCACCCCGCGCGGCCCGACAGCCCGAGGGCGCTCCCCGACGCCGCCGGTCACTTCGGTCAGTACGGCGGCCGTTACGTCTCGGAGACGCTGATGCCGGCGCTCATCGAGCTGGAGCGCGCCTACCTGCGGCTCCGGCGCGAGGCGGCGTTCCGGCGCGAGCTTGCAACCTGGCTGCGCGAGTACGCGGGCCGGCCGACGCCGCTCTACTTCGCGCGCCGTCTCTCGCGCCGCCTGGGCGGCGCGCGCATCTATCTGAAGCGCGAGGACCTCCTCCACACCGGCGCGCACAAGATCAACAACACGATCGGCCAGGGGCTCCTCGCGCGCCGGCTCAAGAAGACCCGTCTCATCGCCGAGACGGGCGCGGGGCAGCACGGGGTGGCGACGGCGACCGTGGCGGCGCTCTTCGGCATGCGCTGCGAGATCTTCATGGGCGCCGAGGACGTGCGGCGTCAGAGCCTCAACGTCTTTCGCATGAAGCTCCTCGGCGCGACCGTGACCGTGGTCGAGTCGGGGAGCCGCACGCTCAAGGACGCCATGAACGAGGCGCTGCGCGACTGGATCGCGACCGTGCGCGACACCTTCTACGTGATCGGCTCGGTCGCCGGCCCGCACCCCTACCCGCTCATGGTGCGCGAGTTCCAGGCGGTGATCGGCGACGAGGCCCGCCGCCAGGTGCTGCGCGCCTGCGGGCGGCTGCCTGACGCGTGCATCGCGTGTGTCGGCGGCGGGAGCAACGCCCTGGGGCTCTTCCAAGCCTTCCGCCGCGACCGGCGCGTCGAGCTGATCGGCGTCGAGGCGGCGGGGCGCGGGCTCGAGACGGGCGCGCACGCGGCCCCGCTCACGGCCGGGCAGGTGGGCGTGCTGCACGGCAGCAAGAGCTATCTCCTCCAGGACGAGACCGGGCAGGTCCGGAGCGCGCACTCGATCTCCGCCGGCCTCGACTACCCCGGCGTCGGCCCCGAGCACGCCTATCTCCGCGACAGCGGGCGCGCCGCCTACGTCACCGTGACCGACGACGAGGCGGTGGAGGGACTCCGGCTGCTCACCGCCACCGAGGGCATCATCCCCGCGCTCGAGAGCGCGCACGCGGTGGCGCACGCCGTCCGCCTGGCCCCGCGCCTCGACCGCCGCCAGATCCTGCTCGTCAACCTCTCCGGCCGCGGCGACAAGGACATGGGAACGGTCGCCGAGCACCTCGGGGTGAAGCTCGCGTGA
- a CDS encoding tryptophan synthase subunit alpha: MSRIAGTFAALGARGQVALVPYFTAGDPDLPTTRDLVRAAVAEGADVIELGVPFSDPMADGPVLQRSAARALAAGMTLPRVLELVAKLRSEIAQPIVLFGYYNPFFRYGVERIAADAAAAGADGFLCVDLPPEEAADLRAAAHGAGLDLIALLAPTTPIARVRTIARAASGFLYFVSVLGVTGTRAELPAELPALVRGARAVTTLPLGVGFGVSRPEQAAWIAGFADAVIVGSALARLLEEGEREAPARVASFVGGLRRAIGAATSARTA, from the coding sequence GTGAGCCGCATCGCGGGGACCTTCGCGGCGCTCGGCGCGCGCGGCCAGGTGGCGCTGGTGCCGTACTTCACGGCGGGGGACCCGGACCTCCCCACCACCCGCGACCTGGTGCGCGCCGCGGTCGCCGAGGGTGCCGACGTGATCGAGCTCGGCGTGCCGTTCTCGGATCCGATGGCCGACGGCCCCGTCCTCCAGCGCTCGGCGGCGCGCGCGCTCGCCGCCGGGATGACGCTGCCGCGCGTCCTCGAGCTGGTGGCGAAGCTGCGCAGCGAGATCGCGCAGCCGATCGTGCTGTTCGGCTACTACAACCCGTTCTTCCGCTACGGCGTGGAGCGCATCGCGGCCGACGCGGCGGCCGCCGGCGCGGACGGCTTCCTGTGCGTCGACCTGCCGCCCGAGGAGGCGGCCGATCTGCGCGCCGCGGCGCACGGCGCCGGGCTCGATCTGATCGCACTGCTCGCGCCCACCACGCCCATCGCGCGCGTGCGCACCATCGCGCGTGCGGCGAGCGGCTTCCTCTACTTCGTATCGGTGCTCGGGGTGACCGGCACGCGCGCGGAGCTGCCCGCGGAGCTGCCGGCGCTGGTGCGCGGCGCACGCGCCGTCACGACGCTCCCGCTCGGCGTCGGCTTCGGCGTCTCCCGCCCCGAGCAGGCCGCCTGGATCGCCGGCTTCGCCGACGCGGTCATCGTGGGGAGCGCGCTCGCGCGCCTGCTGGAGGAGGGCGAGCGGGAGGCGCCGGCGCGGGTGGCGAGCTTCGTCGGCGGGCTCAGAAGGGCCATCGGGGCCGCGACGTCGGCGCGCACCGCATGA